GGGCGAGCAGGAACGCGAGGCTGACGAGGACCGCGATCGCGCCCAGGTCGCCGAACGCGGCGGTCGCGGCGGCGCCGACGGAAAGGGGCTCGGCGCCGGCGTCGGTCCCCGCCCGTATCGCGTCCACGAGGCCGGTGCCGGCGACCGCGTACGCCGCGGTCTGTGCGAGGTAAATGGCCCCGATCGTCCCGAGCAGCGGCACGCGGTTCCGTTCGTTGTACGCCGCGACGACCGCGATCAGGGCGACGATGGCGACGATCGTGTACCAGCCGGCGCGGCCGATCGAGAGGCGCGCGACGACGAGGTAGTACAGCAGCAGCGCGATCGGAACCAGGTAGAACCAGCCCTCGCGGAACCGCGAGCCCACGGCGGGCAGTTCGTCGCGCGGCAGGCCGCCGATACCGCCGCGAACGGCTTCGAAGTGGACCATGATCCACATGCCGAAGAAGAAGGCGATCGCGGGCAGCGTGGCGGCGATGATGACGTCCGCATACGGAACGCCGAGGTACTCGACGATCAGGAACGCGGCGGCCCCCATCACCGGCGGGAGCATCTGGCCGCCCGACGACGCCGAGGACTCGACCGCCCCGGAGAACTCGGGGGAGTACCCCGAGCGCTTCATCAGCGGGATCGTAAAGGCCCCCGTCGTCACCGTGTTCGCGATCGACGACCCCGAGAGCATCCCCATGAAGCCGCTCGAGACGACGCTGGCCTTGGCGGGCCCGCCCTGTCTGGTCCCGGTCAGCGCGTACGCCAGATCGATGAACCACTTCCCGGCGCCGCTCATCTCGAGGAACGCCCCGAACAGGATGAAGATGTAGATGAAGCGGACGCTGACGGTGACCGGCGTGCTCATCACGCCCGCCTCGACCGTGTACCAGAGGTTGTAGACGATGTTGCCCCACGTCTCGTTCTGAATCGCCAGCGAACCGATAATCGAATCCCGGGGGACGAAGTGACCCCACCGGGCGTAGACGATGAAGAAGGCGACCAGCCCCATGAGCAGCGGCCCGAGCGTCCGGCGGGTCGCCTCGAGGACGAGCAACAGTCCGAGCACGCCGAGCAGGAACGCGTAGGAGGCGCTGTCGAGCGGAATCCCGACGGCGCCGAGTCCGGTCGCGATCGCCTCGACGATCGGGCTCACGAGCGGGTTGGTGTACACCTCCTGGATCGGACTCGAGGCCTGAATGCCGAAGACGGGAATCTGCCGGATCTCGTCGAACTTGGTCACGATGTAGTGTGCCGGCAGCAGCGAGAGGAAGATCAGGACGACGTCGACGGGCGTCACGCGTCGCATCGCCGGATCGACGAACGCCCAGCGGACGCCGTCGCCGAGCCGTTCGACGAGCCGCGTCAGGGTGCTGTCCGGACCGAATCGACTTCGAGCGGCGGGCTCGAGTCGGCTAAGTCGCCGTGAAAGAGGACCCCGTCCCCGCGTCGGCGGAAAGAGCAGAAACGCGAGCACCAGCGCGAAGGTCACGTGGATCGCGTTGACCTGGAGCTGCTGCAGTTGTTGCCCGTAGCCGACCTCGCCGAGGTACGGGAGCGTCGCCGCGAACGTGCGGCCGCGGGCTGCGAGCCACAGCTGGAATGCCGAGAACGCGATCGCGATGAGGGCGACGAGCCCGCCGACCAGTCCGCCGAGCGTTCGGCGGCGCTGGACTTCCTGTAAGATCTCTTCCTGTTCCTCCTCCGAGAGTGCGTCCGTGTTAGACGTGTCTACGCTCATGAGTAGTCAACGATGGGTGGTTATCGAGTCGAGCGCGCGGTCCGGCTCGAGCCGGTCGACGGCCGCCAGCGGATCGGACAGTCGGTCGGACAGATCGCGCTCGTCCACCGAGAGGACCACCGGCCCGTCCGAGCGAGCGACCAGATCGTAGCGCTCGTCGCCGACGACGAGTTCGTGGCCGGCGACGGAGCCCGGAACGACGTTCAGTTCGGCGTACGACGCGTTCGGATAGACGACGAATCCGTCCTCGGTCTCCTCGATCGGTTCGTTGGTCGGCAGTCCCGCTCCGTGCGAGTAAAAGACCATCCGATCCATCCGCAGTTCCGTTCCGTCGACGACGTAGATATCCTCGACGGGCGTCTTCTCGACGCTGTGGGTGTACGCGAGCGTCACTTCGGTTCCGTCGTCGACCGGCGCTTCGAGCAGGCGCTCTCCGGTATCGGCGTCCGCGACGACGAGCGTCTTCTCGTCCGTAGCGGTCGCGACGGCGATCGCCGACGCACCGAGCACTGCCAGTACGAGGAGGACGACGACGACGTGTCGACGGGTTACGTTCACGGTCAAGAGATGAGAGTGTCGAGAGTATCGACTGCCGAGCCGGTGTTAGTTGAAGTACGCGTCGGCGCCGGGGTGGAGATCGATCGGCATCCCGTCCTGTGCCGAATCGGCGCTGATGAAGTCGGCCTTCTGCGTGATCTGGTCGGTGTTATCGAAGATGGCCGTCGTGACCTCCTCGACGATCTCCTCGTCGACCGCCTCGTGCGTGGCGATCATCGCCTGCACCGAGACGGTCTCGACGTCCTCGTCGATGCCGTCGTACGTGCCGGCGGGGACGGTGTCCTCGGCGAACCACTCGGCGTCGCTCATAATGCTCTCGCGAACGTCGCCGGACACTTCGACCAGCGCGATGTCCGAGGTCGTCGCGAGCTCCTCGATGGAGCCGACCGGCCAGCCGCCGACGACGAAGGCCGCGTCGACGTCGCCGTCGCGGATCTGGTCTGCCGCAGTCGCGAAGTCGGAGTTTTGTTCGTCGAAATCGCCGTCCCCGAGCCCCGCGGACTCGAGGATCTGGAGGGCGTTGACCTGGGTCCCGCTGCCGAGGTCGCCGGTGTTGACCGACGCGCCCTCGAGGTCCTCGAGGGACTCGATGCCCGAGTCGGCCTGCGTGATGACGTGGATCGTCTCGGGGTACAGCGTCGCGACGCCGCGGATGTTCTCCAGCGCGTTGCCCTCGAATTCCTCGAGGCCGGTGCCGTTGTACGCGAAGTACGCGATGTCGTTCTGGATCAGTGCGAACTCGGTTTCCTCGCGGCCGAGGGCGCCGACGTTCTCGACGCTCGCGCCGGTCGACTGCACCTGCAGGTCGTGGGGCGTGTTCTCCGAGACGATGCTCTTGAAGTCGCCCGACAGCGGGTAGTAGGTGCCGCCCGTGCCGCCGGCGTACCACGAGAGGATCTCCCCGCCTTCGTCGGGGTTGGTCTCCTCGAGGTCCTCTTCGCCGTTGCCGCTGTCGTTTCCGTTGCCGCTGTCGTTCCCGTTCCCGTTACCGCTGTCACCGTTTCCGTTGCCGTTACCGTTGCCTTCGGCATCGTCACCGATACAACCCGCGAGTCCGGCGAGTCCAGCAATCCCGCTTGCAGCGATGAATCGGCGCCGATTGATGTCTTGCACCATATCAGCCATATATCCATCATTATATTAATAGAGTCTTCGATTTACCTTTGAGATACGTACTATTTCCGAATTTTTCCTATCAAACATATCCTTTATATTTAATAAATAAGAACAAGTGATATGGACCGTTCTCGACCCGTAACGGCGCCGCTGTCCGAATTGTTCGTCGGAAACGGCTTTAACCCTCGGAAATGTTGCCTGAATATTCCTCGGTGGTAGTAAAGACAGGTCCCCGCTCGCAGTGGACGACCTGGCTTCGGAGCGTGGAATCGACACCGCACCCGAACGCCTTTCACACGGCCGCTATTCCCCGCTGATATGAACGGAATTGTCGCGAGCGATTATACCGACCTCGCGCACGCCGAGGAACCGCGCCTCTCGCCCGACGGCGACCGCGTCGCGTTCGTCCGCCGCACCCCAGAT
The DNA window shown above is from Halopiger xanaduensis SH-6 and carries:
- a CDS encoding TRAP transporter permease is translated as MSVDTSNTDALSEEEQEEILQEVQRRRTLGGLVGGLVALIAIAFSAFQLWLAARGRTFAATLPYLGEVGYGQQLQQLQVNAIHVTFALVLAFLLFPPTRGRGPLSRRLSRLEPAARSRFGPDSTLTRLVERLGDGVRWAFVDPAMRRVTPVDVVLIFLSLLPAHYIVTKFDEIRQIPVFGIQASSPIQEVYTNPLVSPIVEAIATGLGAVGIPLDSASYAFLLGVLGLLLVLEATRRTLGPLLMGLVAFFIVYARWGHFVPRDSIIGSLAIQNETWGNIVYNLWYTVEAGVMSTPVTVSVRFIYIFILFGAFLEMSGAGKWFIDLAYALTGTRQGGPAKASVVSSGFMGMLSGSSIANTVTTGAFTIPLMKRSGYSPEFSGAVESSASSGGQMLPPVMGAAAFLIVEYLGVPYADVIIAATLPAIAFFFGMWIMVHFEAVRGGIGGLPRDELPAVGSRFREGWFYLVPIALLLYYLVVARLSIGRAGWYTIVAIVALIAVVAAYNERNRVPLLGTIGAIYLAQTAAYAVAGTGLVDAIRAGTDAGAEPLSVGAAATAAFGDLGAIAVLVSLAFLLARPHSDTPLLEFEDDVDDAAERTATALGLSGAGSNTAYRFVTFLLKSMDSGARTATTVVVAVAAAGVVPGVISVSGLGPNLAALIDAVSGGSMLLLLSLTGVASIIFGMGMPTTAMYIILIAMLETPLVEAGIVALAAHLFVLYFGLMADVTPPVAVAAFAGAGVAKADELKTASTAFLLSLNKILVPFAFVFSPGILLLQRDEDGWTQSVMSLSDVADLGFFVPEVVIPVLGMFLGVYALGVTIIGYQYAAVSRLERAGYSVASILLMVPEIPLLILEGAIELFGVPAALTIFPLTVSLRAVGLAILVGLSAKNRRVADESESDLSAPTASDA
- a CDS encoding DUF1850 domain-containing protein gives rise to the protein MNVTRRHVVVVLLVLAVLGASAIAVATATDEKTLVVADADTGERLLEAPVDDGTEVTLAYTHSVEKTPVEDIYVVDGTELRMDRMVFYSHGAGLPTNEPIEETEDGFVVYPNASYAELNVVPGSVAGHELVVGDERYDLVARSDGPVVLSVDERDLSDRLSDPLAAVDRLEPDRALDSITTHR
- a CDS encoding TAXI family TRAP transporter solute-binding subunit, with product MVQDINRRRFIAASGIAGLAGLAGCIGDDAEGNGNGNGNGDSGNGNGNDSGNGNDSGNGEEDLEETNPDEGGEILSWYAGGTGGTYYPLSGDFKSIVSENTPHDLQVQSTGASVENVGALGREETEFALIQNDIAYFAYNGTGLEEFEGNALENIRGVATLYPETIHVITQADSGIESLEDLEGASVNTGDLGSGTQVNALQILESAGLGDGDFDEQNSDFATAADQIRDGDVDAAFVVGGWPVGSIEELATTSDIALVEVSGDVRESIMSDAEWFAEDTVPAGTYDGIDEDVETVSVQAMIATHEAVDEEIVEEVTTAIFDNTDQITQKADFISADSAQDGMPIDLHPGADAYFN